In Trichlorobacter lovleyi, the DNA window CTGCAACTCACTTGAAACGGCCTGCTCAACCTTGCGGGTTTTTTTAATCAGGTGTTGTTTTTCGCGAATCTCCTTCTTGACGCCGCGCAGTTCATCCTGAGGGCTGGCCGTTACTGGCGATGTCGAGCAAACAAGCAGGCACACCTGAATAACAACAGCTATGATGATAGTAAATGTTTTCACTCCGGCTAGCCTGTGATCTCATTGATGAAGCGTCTCAGTGCAGCCAGGCTGCCGAGAAAGCCAAGTCCGGCTCCGGCCCCGAACAGTCCGGCTATGTACTCAGGCGGTAAAAAAGCGAGACCGGCAGTGGCCGGATTAAAGGTCAGAAAATTTCCGGCATTATGCAGAAACAACAGGTGCACGGACAACAGCAACAGCAGGGCTAGTATACCGCCAGCCATTCCCTGCAGCAGTCCCTCCAACAGAAAAGGCATCTTGATGAACAGCCGGGTGGCACCTACCAGCGACATTACCTCAAGTTCGTCACGACGGGCATAAATGGTAAGCTGAATGGTATTGGAGACAATAAAGACTACTGCCAAAACCAGAAAACCTCCCACCAATCCCCCAACAATCCGCATAAAGGTCAGGAAGGTGTTGAAGCGTCTGACCCACTCTTCACCATACTGTATTTCACCAATTCCTGAAATGCCCTTCAGTTTTGCGACATATGCATCTACTGCCTCAGAGCCCCGGCTGCTCTTCTTTAGGCTGATTTCAAAAGAGGCTGGCAATACTTCCGGCCTGATCCCCTCAAGGAGGGTCTCCTGGCCTTTTAAACGGGTCTTAAAGCGTTTGAATGCCTCATCACGACTGATCCAGCTGACTCTGGAGGTGGCAGGCAGAGCCTGAATCTTGTTCTTGAGATCACTTTGTTCCTGCGGGGTGAGTTCTTTATCAAAATAGACCGTAATCTGTACCTTCTCGCTCCAGGTATCAGCGGCATTTTCAAGATTTACAAAAAGCAGTAAAAACAGTGCGACAATCAGCAGTGCAAGGGTAATGGTGCCGACCGTTACGACGTTTACAAATACGTTCTGACGTATATTGGTTAAGGCCCGCCCTACAAAATACCGCAGACGTCCCTGGGCACCGGGGGCAGTCATAGTGGGACGCTTGTTATTGAATTTCTTCACTGCGTACCTCCCCGCTATCTGCAAGTTCACCGTGCTTCAAACAAATGGTCCGGTAATGGGCATGTTCAATCAGGCGGCGGTCGTGGGTTGCAACAACCACGGTGGTGCCTCGAACATTGGCCTCTTTAAAGATATTCATAATCTGCATCTTATTGGCATCGTCAAGATTGCCGGTTGGCTCATCAGCCAATAAAATTTTAGGGGCATTTACAAGTGCCCTGGCCAGCGCAACCCGCTGTTGCTCACCACCTGAAAGACGCTGAGGCGTGAGATGGATCTTGCTCTCCATCCCCATCTGACGAAGGATATGCATAACCCGCTTACCGATGTCAGCCGGGCTGCCTCCTCCCTGTACTTCAAGGGTAATCGCAACATTTTCAAAGACAGTCCTGTTTTGAAGTAGTTTAAAATCCTGGAAAACAACGCCGATACTACGTCGCAAGAAAGGTAGTTGTGATGGTGTTAATCGGCTAACATTCTGACCATCAATCAATACTTGACCACGGGATGGTGTCAGAGCCCCATAAATCAGTCTTAAAAGGGAGGTTTTGCCAGCACCCGATGGGCCGGTTAGGAAGACAAATTCACCTTTTGCAACACTGAAGCTGACGTTTTGCAGCGCTGTGGCGTCCTTTTGGTAGGCCAGAAAAACGTTATGAAACTGAATCATCATAGTCACCAGTGAGTAAAGGGATGTTCAGATTGTAATAGCACAGATGGAGGGTAATGGGAAAACTGAAAAAACCGCTAAAACAGCAATCAGGTCTTTATGCCAGACGTAAGGCTATCATCCAGAGACCTGCGCACAAAACAGAGGTTGCTCCCCAGATTATGGCCGGTCTTGCCTGAAAGACACCCAAACGAGGAAAGGCTTTAAACATGAACAACAGACTGCTGGCGACCCAGCACCAAAACGTGCACGTGGCAATCACAGACCATAGTTCCGTTGGCATGCGTCTTAGCTCCTGCGTCCAAACAGACTGCCCAGTTTCAGCTTCCAGACCATCAGCACCGCTTCTCTCACAATCCTTTTTGACATCTTTGATTGGCCTGAACGGCGATCAATAAAGATGATCGGCACTTCACAGATTCTGGCGCCAAGCTCAGCCGATCTGAAATGCATTTCAATCTGGAATGAGTAGCCGTCAGAACGTACCCTGTCAAGATCGATAGCTTCAATCAGGCTGCGACGAAAACATTTAAAGCCACTGGTGCAGTCCATAATGGTCAAGCCGGTAATTAAACGGGTGTACCAGTTGGCGCCGTAGCTGAGCATAAGCCGTCGTAATGGCCAGTTGACTACACTGATGCCGTTTAAGTAGCGTGATCCGATAACCAGGTCATGGGTCTCGATCTGTTCAAGAAAGAGCGGCAAAACCGAGGGATCATGGGAAAAGTCTGCATCCATCTCTATCAGCAGGTCAGCGCCAAGCTCCATAGCACGACGAAAACCGTCACGATATGCAGATCCAAGTCCCAATTTGGCTGGGCGATGCAGCACATGTATCCTCTCGTTTGATCGGGAGAGTTCGTCTGCAAGCTGGCCGGTACCATCAGGCGAGTTGTCATCAACCACCAAGACCTGTAATGACGCGTCCTGCGCCAGTACCTGTTCAATCAGGCGCTGCAGATTATCCTGTTCGTTGTAGGTCGGTATGACAACAAAGGCCTTGAGCATATCGAAATATGTACCTCGTTTGTTTACAAAAAGAAAGAGGGTGCCTGGAGAGCACCCTCTTTCATACTAATGGCGGGGTTGACGGGGCTCGAACCCGCGACCTCCGGCGTGACAGGCCGGCACTCTAACCAACTGAGCTACAACCCCAAATTGTTATCAGCGGTATCACTGCTGATTGCTGATAAAAAAAGGAAAAGTTGCCTTTTCCTTTTGATTGTTATGGTGGGTGAAGAGGGGATCGAACCCCCGACATCCAGCTTGTAAGGCTGGCGCTCTCCCAGCTGAGCTATTCACCCAAAAAATTTCTTTAAAATGGCGGGGTTGACGGGGCTCGAACCCGCGACCTCCGGCGTGACAGGCCGGCACTCTAACCAACTGAGCTACAACCCCAAACTATATCTGCTTAACGTGTAACCGGAACTGCTTACTTACCGTTTACGGCTTCCTTCAGAGTCTTGCCAGGCTTGAACTTGGGTACAGTCGCGGCAGCGATATTGATCTTCTTGCCGGTCTGTGGGTTCTGGCCTTTGCGAGCAGCGCGCTTGCTGGTACTGAAGGTACCAAAGCCAACCAGGCTGAGCTTGTCGCCTTGCTTGAGGCAGCCAGTCACAGCGGAGACAAATGCAGCAACAGCCTTCTCAGCCTCAACCTTCTTCAGACCAGCTTTTTCAGCAACGGCGGTAATCAGTTCAGCTTTCGTCACGTTACACCTCCATAAGAGATTGGTTAGGGAAGAATCAAAGAGAAGAAGTTTTTATCAATGCTGTTCAAAACTGTCAAGCACTTTTTTCAGTATTTATGCGACCGCAGAGCCTGCTGACGGTTCGTACACCAGTAAAGGCCGCTCTTTGTGGTAGATCACATCTTCGCTGATTACTACTTCACGAACCGTATTCTGCGAGGGAATCTCATACATTACATCCAGCATGGCCCCTTCGAGAATTGCCCGCAAACCACGAGCACCAGTGTTGCGCTTGAGGGCTTCCTTGGCAATGCTGACCAGTGCTCCATCGGTGAAACGCAACCGTACCCCTTCCATGTCAAACAGTTTCTGATACTGTTTGGTGAGGGCGTTTTTGGGCTCGGTCAGAATTTGAACCAAGGCATCTTCATCAAGTTCTGTCAGGCTGGCAAGCATCGGTAGTCTGCCAATGAATTCAGGTATGTAGCCGTATTTTAGTAAGTCTTCCGGCGTTACTTGCAACAGCAGTTCGCCAGCCTTCTTTTCCAGCTTCTTTTTGACATCGGCCCCGAAGCCCAATGTCTTCTTGCCGATGCGCTGCTGGATGACTCCGTCAAGACCGGCAAAGGCACCACCGCAGATAAAGA includes these proteins:
- a CDS encoding polyprenol monophosphomannose synthase, which codes for MLKAFVVIPTYNEQDNLQRLIEQVLAQDASLQVLVVDDNSPDGTGQLADELSRSNERIHVLHRPAKLGLGSAYRDGFRRAMELGADLLIEMDADFSHDPSVLPLFLEQIETHDLVIGSRYLNGISVVNWPLRRLMLSYGANWYTRLITGLTIMDCTSGFKCFRRSLIEAIDLDRVRSDGYSFQIEMHFRSAELGARICEVPIIFIDRRSGQSKMSKRIVREAVLMVWKLKLGSLFGRRS
- the ftsX gene encoding permease-like cell division protein FtsX; the encoded protein is MKKFNNKRPTMTAPGAQGRLRYFVGRALTNIRQNVFVNVVTVGTITLALLIVALFLLLFVNLENAADTWSEKVQITVYFDKELTPQEQSDLKNKIQALPATSRVSWISRDEAFKRFKTRLKGQETLLEGIRPEVLPASFEISLKKSSRGSEAVDAYVAKLKGISGIGEIQYGEEWVRRFNTFLTFMRIVGGLVGGFLVLAVVFIVSNTIQLTIYARRDELEVMSLVGATRLFIKMPFLLEGLLQGMAGGILALLLLLSVHLLFLHNAGNFLTFNPATAGLAFLPPEYIAGLFGAGAGLGFLGSLAALRRFINEITG
- a CDS encoding HU family DNA-binding protein, with translation MTKAELITAVAEKAGLKKVEAEKAVAAFVSAVTGCLKQGDKLSLVGFGTFSTSKRAARKGQNPQTGKKINIAAATVPKFKPGKTLKEAVNGK
- the ftsE gene encoding cell division ATP-binding protein FtsE, yielding MIQFHNVFLAYQKDATALQNVSFSVAKGEFVFLTGPSGAGKTSLLRLIYGALTPSRGQVLIDGQNVSRLTPSQLPFLRRSIGVVFQDFKLLQNRTVFENVAITLEVQGGGSPADIGKRVMHILRQMGMESKIHLTPQRLSGGEQQRVALARALVNAPKILLADEPTGNLDDANKMQIMNIFKEANVRGTTVVVATHDRRLIEHAHYRTICLKHGELADSGEVRSEEIQ